The following proteins come from a genomic window of Nitrospira sp.:
- a CDS encoding glutathione peroxidase, which produces MNFYDIDLITIDGKPQKMEAYRGKTLLIVNVASECGLTPQYQGLQALYDKFKDRGFAVLGFPCNQFGHQEPSGEAEIAQFCTRSYGVTFPMFAKIQVNGGNAHPLYHYLKSEKPGILGTEAIKWNFTKFLVGSDGTVVKRYAPSDKPEAIEADLAARL; this is translated from the coding sequence ATGAACTTTTACGACATCGACCTCATCACAATCGACGGCAAGCCTCAGAAGATGGAGGCGTACCGCGGCAAGACGCTGCTCATCGTCAATGTCGCGAGCGAGTGCGGGCTCACGCCGCAGTACCAGGGGCTGCAAGCACTCTACGACAAATTCAAAGATCGGGGATTTGCGGTGCTTGGGTTTCCCTGCAATCAGTTCGGGCACCAGGAGCCGAGCGGCGAAGCCGAGATCGCCCAGTTCTGCACCAGGAGCTACGGCGTTACCTTCCCGATGTTCGCAAAGATCCAAGTGAACGGGGGGAATGCGCACCCACTCTACCACTACCTCAAATCGGAGAAACCCGGGATTCTGGGTACCGAAGCGATCAAGTGGAACTTCACCAAGTTCCTCGTGGGCTCCGACGGTACGGTCGTGAAGCGCTATGCGCCGAGCGATAAACCGGAAGCGATTGAGGCCGATCTAGCCGCGAGGCTGTAG